A region from the Cytophagia bacterium CHB2 genome encodes:
- a CDS encoding M24 family metallopeptidase, with the protein HAGVREADLAAEIIYRGRKAGSEADAFEPLVASGPRSALPHGRSSMRRLQAGDMVIIDYGCVFEGYASDVTRTIAVGEPTAQMREVYRAVKEAGELAYAALRPNMNAIDLDKVAREHLKAKGFGNHFNHALGHGLGLDVHMLPRLGPESKDVIPPGCVLAIEPGVYLPDLGGVRIEDDVLVTANGVEVLTPITRELICVE; encoded by the coding sequence TGCATGCGGGTGTGCGCGAAGCCGACCTCGCGGCTGAAATTATTTATCGCGGCCGCAAAGCCGGCTCCGAGGCTGATGCCTTTGAGCCGCTTGTTGCCAGCGGCCCGCGTTCGGCATTGCCGCATGGACGCAGCTCGATGCGGCGCTTGCAGGCAGGCGATATGGTGATTATTGACTACGGCTGCGTGTTCGAAGGCTATGCTTCGGACGTAACGCGCACGATCGCCGTGGGCGAACCCACGGCGCAAATGCGCGAAGTCTATCGCGCCGTTAAAGAAGCCGGAGAACTCGCCTATGCCGCGCTTCGCCCCAACATGAACGCGATCGATCTCGACAAAGTCGCGCGCGAGCATCTCAAAGCGAAGGGCTTTGGCAATCATTTCAATCATGCGCTCGGCCATGGCCTTGGCCTGGACGTTCACATGTTGCCGCGCCTCGGCCCGGAAAGCAAAGATGTGATTCCACCCGGTTGTGTGCTGGCGATTGAGCCGGGCGTCTATCTGCCCGACCTCGGTGGCGTGCGCATTGAAGACGATGTCTTGGTGACCGCAAACGGCGTGGAAGTGTTGACGCCGATAACACGTGAGTTGATTTGCGTCGAATAA
- a CDS encoding glycosyltransferase family 2 protein: protein MPPDHLAIIIVTYQSAAHIGACLASLPLAEARRSLSIYLIDNASTDRTMEIVAQAVRHFPAHRVHTTFVNNHTNRGFTAALNQGLAAAPGGAPVLFLNPDTIFPPASLSQLLEQLYAHDGTGVIAPQLHFLPTRLTVDARPANAVAPRISDETIQPSCRRFPQYADLFFEFTGLSRLFPRSRVCNRWKMGDFDHRSSRAVDQPQGACLLARPEVVKQVGSWDEQFPLFFSDVDWCRRVWQAGWNIRFSSEVKIYHALGASIKQARPAAIWSSHFSFWRYFWKYRRSFWENILIVSLWPLFLLTAMARIGAYFLLSPWRKLAGVSHS from the coding sequence ATGCCGCCCGATCATCTCGCCATTATCATCGTCACCTATCAAAGCGCCGCGCACATTGGCGCGTGCCTGGCCTCGCTGCCGCTAGCGGAGGCCCGCCGCTCGCTTTCGATTTATCTCATTGACAATGCCTCAACCGATCGTACCATGGAAATCGTTGCACAGGCCGTGCGTCATTTTCCGGCACACCGCGTTCATACCACATTCGTCAACAATCACACCAATCGTGGATTCACCGCTGCCTTGAACCAGGGTTTGGCGGCTGCTCCCGGCGGCGCGCCGGTGTTGTTCTTGAACCCCGATACCATCTTCCCGCCCGCGAGCCTGTCACAACTTCTCGAACAACTCTATGCGCACGATGGCACCGGTGTGATTGCGCCGCAATTGCATTTTCTGCCAACACGCCTCACCGTCGATGCTCGCCCGGCGAACGCTGTGGCGCCACGCATATCCGATGAAACGATCCAACCCTCGTGCCGGCGCTTTCCGCAATATGCTGATTTGTTTTTTGAATTCACCGGCCTGTCACGTTTGTTCCCGCGTTCCCGCGTGTGCAATCGCTGGAAGATGGGCGATTTCGATCATCGCTCCTCGCGCGCAGTCGATCAACCGCAAGGCGCGTGCCTGCTCGCACGCCCGGAAGTTGTCAAACAAGTTGGGTCCTGGGATGAACAATTCCCTCTGTTCTTCAGCGATGTCGATTGGTGTCGCCGGGTTTGGCAGGCGGGTTGGAACATTCGTTTCAGCAGCGAGGTCAAAATCTATCACGCGCTCGGCGCCAGCATCAAACAGGCGCGACCAGCCGCGATTTGGAGCTCGCATTTTTCGTTTTGGCGTTATTTTTGGAAGTACCGCCGATCGTTTTGGGAAAATATTTTAATTGTTTCCCTGTGGCCTCTGTTTCTTTTGACTGCTATGGCGCGCATTGGTGCATATTTCCTGCTCTCTCCGTGGCGTAAATTGGCGGGAGTTTCACATTCTTGA